ATTTACCCCACGCGCGCGTGCTTCGTAGCTAGAGGTCACCACCACGCCACGCGGGGTAGTTTGCGCAGGAGTCGCACCAAAAATCCCCTCGCTACTGCCGCCACCCACCGCCAAGGGAATGCCCCGCACGCTAGGGTTGCGAATGCGCTCCGCTGAACAATAGTAACAATCTAGGTCAATGTGTAAAATCATGGGGTTATTAAAGCATAAAATTGAAAAAATGGTGCAAAATATCGCACCGTGAAAACTATTTGGATAACGCCTTTGAAGCAAAGCTCCAAAGACTACGCTAACGCTGAGTTTCCCTCGGCGGGAGGCCCGCGCACCCTTGCTTTTATTTTAAATACGCCTTTGAAGCAAAGCTCCAAAGTCTACGCTAACGCTAAGTTTCCCTCGGCGGGAGGCCCGCGCACCCTTGGTGCTTTTAGTCTTTTTTGTTTTCCAGTGCTTCAAACTGGGCTTCGTCGAAGTCTTGGTGGTCGAAGGTTGCGGTGGCGTTTAGGTTTTTCGTGGTCTTAGCCCCTAGGGCTTTGAGCTTTTCTACGCGACCTAGGACGTTTCCTTGGCCTTGGGTGAGTTGCTTGCTCGCGTTTTCATAGGTGTTTTGAAGGGTTTGCAGCTGCGCGCCAAAACGGTCAAAACTCTCCACAAAGCCGTTCATTTTGTCGTACAGTTTGCCCGCTTCCGCGAAGAGTCGCTGGGCGTTAGACGAGGAAAGTTCGCTTTGCCAGTAGAGGTAAATGGTGCGCAAAGAGACCGTCAACGTCGAGGGCGTGACGATGGCAATGTGCTTTTTGAGGGCGTATTCGTACAAGGTTGGGTCTTCTTGGACTGCCAAAGCAAAGGCACCTTCGATGGGGACGAACATGAACACGTACTGAAGCGTGCCTGCTTCGTAGTGGGTGTAGTCTTTGGATTCTAAGGTGTCGATGTGGGCGCGAAAAGCCCGCACGAGGGCTTTACATGTAAGGATTTTTTCTTCGGGGGTTTGGGTGCGAATGAAGGCGTCGTAATCCACCAAAGAGACTTTGGAGTCGATGATGATGCTGCGTTTGGCGGGAAGTTTGATGATGACATCGGGCCGTTTGGTGCGGCCATCTTCCCCGCGGTAACTCTCTTGGGTTTCGTAGTGCACGCCTTTTAAGAGTCCTGAGTACTCCAGTACGGTTTCTAAAATCATCTCACCCCAACTGCCTTGGGTTTGTTTTTTGCCCTTGAGGGCTTCGGTGAGATTTTGGGCTTCTTGGGTGATGGCAAGCCCCGCCTTGGCGACGAATTCGATCTCTTTGGAGAGTTTGGCCAGTTTTTCCGTGCTGGATTCTTGGGCGCGCTCGACGCGTTGCTTGAAGGCATCGAGGTTTTCTTTAAAGGGCTTGAGCAAGGTGTCGAGGGATTTTAAAGAGGTTTCATCGAACTTTTTGAGTTTGTTTTCAAGGCCTTCTTGCATGATGGCGTGGAGGTTTAGGGAAAGTTGTTTTTCTTGGGCAGCAAAGCTTTCTTGAAGCTTGGCGTGCGCTTCGTTTTGGGCGTGTAGTCTGGCTTCCAAGGTAGCGTTTTGGGTACGTTCATGCAATAACGTAGCCGCCTGTTCCTCTTTGGTTAACGCTAGTTTTTCTTCAAGGGTTTTGATGCGTTTTTGCGAAATGAGGAGCGACCACAAAAGGCCAAGCACAACGAGAAAACACAGAATGATGGCAAAGAGTTCAGAGTAGGTCATAACCCGCTAGGCCTTGCTTGCAGTAGCTTCATCCCCGCGGATGAATTGCATCAGAAAAACAAGAAAAATGGAAAAGATAAAACCCGTCATGGCACCCACTACGATGAGGAGTTGTTTTTTGGGTGTATTGATTGGCGTGGTTCCGGCGCTAATCTCTCCGATTTGTTTTGTCATGATGACGTTTTCATGAAACGCAGCTTTTTCCTGATGTCTCTGCATAATAAACTCTATTGCAGCACCTAAACTTTCTTTGATGCGCGAGACATCTGTGTCTGTTTTTTGAACCTCCAAAATACTAACGCTTCCCTTTGGCACAGTTGCTTGTACGCCCTTTTCTCGCTCCAAAATTATTGCCAAGTTTGAGGGGTGGTCTAGCAGGCTTGCTTGGAAGTTTTCCCTTTGAATCTCTCCAATTTCAACAAAAACTGTCCCTTTGTAAAGGGGTGTTGGGTTTTGAAAAAGCGCATAAACAATGGCTAACGCCGTTACGCTACATGTAAAGAGGGCAATAAATACTCTTTTGTCCCAAAGGGTTTTAAAAAGTTCTCGCAGGTCGATTTCGTCTTCTTGAAGGATAGGTTTTGAGGTTTCATTCATACGTGTTTCCTTGGTGAAATAGAGAGAAAGTATAGTGTTTTAGGGCTTAAAAAGGTGTTTACTTGGTCTCATTCTGTAGCATCAGCTTGATGCCCTCTTCTGTGCTGTAGGGGTTTTTAAGGCTTAGGGTGTTTTTGCTAGCAGTGTTGTCCACCTCGAGGTTGCCATAAAGCCGTTGGTGCATGGCGGGCTTTAATAATTTGAGTGCGGTTTTAAAAAATGGAATCCTAATGAGCCAGACTTTTCTGCCAAGACCTTGGGCGATGAGTTCACACAGGCGCGTGGTGCTTAAAGGCGCATCATCAGCGCACAGGAAAGTACCACTTTTTTGCTGCATCAAGACCTCATTGACAAGATGGCACAGGTTGCCCACGTAAACAAAACTGCGTTTGTTGTGGATGCCACCAAAGGGCAAAACGGGGAGTTTTTGGATGAGGCGCGTGAGGCTTTGGATGTTTCCTGGGGCGTTTTTGCCATACACCATCGGCGGGCGAATGATACTGATTTTAAAATACTCATCTTCTAATTTCAGGAGTTCTCGTTCTGCACTTAGCTTACTTTTTCCATAGGGTGAAACTGGAGCGCAGGCGGTGTTTTCATCTATCGCCTTTCTGTCTTCACCATGCACAGCGATTGTGCTCATAAAGACAAACTGCTTTACGCCAGATGCTTTTGCTTTTTGAGCAAGATGCAAGGTTTGGGCAACATTGACTCTCTCGTACTCCTCCTCGCTCGCTCCACCCATTTGGTGCACAAGCGCAGAGAGATGCAATACCGCGTCCACACCTTTTACATGTAAAGCCTCAATTTCATCATGCAAAAAACTAAATGCCTGAATGCTGTACTTGTCTTGATACACATTGATAAAATAGCCTCCAATGAAACCACTTGCACCCGTGATGAAGAGCTTGGTCATCAAGACACTCCTTGAGATTTCTTAAACAGACCCAGTATCTTTCGTGGGTAGCGTGACATGATTTTGAAGATGTTTGTATTGATGCCGTTGTCTTTACAGACGCGCACTTGCTCCATATTGTTGATCCAAAGACTGCTTGGCGAGGTGCTGACACCTCCTAGGCGCATTTTGACTAGCACTTTGTTAAGATACATATACTTTAGTCGGTGTGTGTACAAAAACCGAGCCAAGATGTCAAAATCTGCGGCTATCTTTAGGTCTGTGCGGAAGACCCCATGGCGCTCATAGGCCCAGCGCTTCACAAAGAAGGTGGGGTGTGCCGGCATCCATCCGTAGGCGAATTTCTCAGGCGAGAAATGGCTGCTGTCGTAGTAGCGCACGACTCTTTCAAGATTTGCAGGATGGACAAAAACCAAATCTGCAAAGAGTGCATCGCATTGGCTTTGTTCAAAAGCCAATGTTACATCTTCAAGCACGTGAGGGTTGATGTAAAAATCATCGCTATTGAGGATACCCACGATGTCTCCCGTAGCCAAGGCGATGCCTTTGTTCATGGCATCGTACAAGCCGCGGTCGGGTTCGCTCACAAACGCGGCTATCTTGTCGCCGTAGCTTTTGATGATCTCAACCGTACCATCGGTGCTAGCGCCGTCTATGATGATGTATTCGATGTTATCGTATGTTTGCGACAAGACTGATTCTATGGCATCTTTTATTGTGGCGGCGTTATTCCAGACTACGGTGATGATGGAGATTTTTGACCTAGTTTTCAACTGTTATCTTTTTTGATTTTATTTTTACTCACGGTATTTAACCGTGGTTCTGAAATGCTCAGATACAATACGGAAAGCATAACCAAGACCGGAAAAGCATTTCTGGAAACAAAAACGTACTCAGTTATAATATTAGCAATGAGATACAAAACCACCAATAGTAAAAAGAGTGAGAAATCTTTTTGTCTGATTGCGCCATTAGACGCTTTTTTAACTATAAGGTAATAAAATAAAAAAATAAAAAAGACAAACAAAAGCCCACCGTGTGCCAATAGTATGGAAAACAATCCATCGTACCACACAAGCGAACTATTCAACCCAGCACCTAAAAGCAAGCCTGAATACTCCGCATCACTAATGCCAACCATTAGCTTATAGATTCTTCCCTGAGAACTCTGGTCATTAACTAAGTCAAAATTTAAAGCCCGCTGAATCAACCATTGGTTGCCACTAAGAAAAGTATCAACAAATGGCATAAAAAAGGTCGTGAGAAAAAATAAAAGAAGCAAAAACAAGACGAAGTAAATAAGTATTTTTTTTTCAGTAATTAATGTTTTTTTTGAATTAAAAAATTTAAAAATAAAATAAAAGCTATATAATAAAATAGATAGACCCACTAAAAGCAAGCCCGTTCTACTACCTGTCAATAATAGGCCTGCCATTGCATTTGACAAAATAAGAAAGGAGATTATCATGCTATGATTGAAATACTTTCTAAGATAAAACAGATACGCAACAGTGAAAAAACCAAGATATGAAGAATATAAATGCGCGTCTGATTCCATATAGTCACTCGAGAAAGGAAAAGACGGCCTAAGGCTTCCATCTATCACATCGCTTCTTAAAAGAAACGAGTACATATATGTCCAACTACTTAAAAAAATAAAACCTATCAGCAATAGCCAGTTCACTGCACTTACTTGCCTCTTGGTTTCAACAATAGAAACAAGAATCCATGGTACAGTGAAGATGAGTATATATTTATAAATAAACCCAACTCGAGAGAACTCAAAAGAGGCACCAGAAAGTAAACTGAAAAAACTTGAAAGAAAAAAAATCGCGGCCACTACAAAAACAATGAGCAATTG
This portion of the Sulfurospirillum tamanense genome encodes:
- a CDS encoding Y-family DNA polymerase; translation: MILHIDLDCYYCSAERIRNPSVRGIPLAVGGGSSEGIFGATPAQTTPRGVVVTSSYEARARGVN
- a CDS encoding DNA recombination protein RmuC, whose translation is MTYSELFAIILCFLVVLGLLWSLLISQKRIKTLEEKLALTKEEQAATLLHERTQNATLEARLHAQNEAHAKLQESFAAQEKQLSLNLHAIMQEGLENKLKKFDETSLKSLDTLLKPFKENLDAFKQRVERAQESSTEKLAKLSKEIEFVAKAGLAITQEAQNLTEALKGKKQTQGSWGEMILETVLEYSGLLKGVHYETQESYRGEDGRTKRPDVIIKLPAKRSIIIDSKVSLVDYDAFIRTQTPEEKILTCKALVRAFRAHIDTLESKDYTHYEAGTLQYVFMFVPIEGAFALAVQEDPTLYEYALKKHIAIVTPSTLTVSLRTIYLYWQSELSSSNAQRLFAEAGKLYDKMNGFVESFDRFGAQLQTLQNTYENASKQLTQGQGNVLGRVEKLKALGAKTTKNLNATATFDHQDFDEAQFEALENKKD
- a CDS encoding Wzz/FepE/Etk N-terminal domain-containing protein; this translates as MNETSKPILQEDEIDLRELFKTLWDKRVFIALFTCSVTALAIVYALFQNPTPLYKGTVFVEIGEIQRENFQASLLDHPSNLAIILEREKGVQATVPKGSVSILEVQKTDTDVSRIKESLGAAIEFIMQRHQEKAAFHENVIMTKQIGEISAGTTPINTPKKQLLIVVGAMTGFIFSIFLVFLMQFIRGDEATASKA
- a CDS encoding NAD-dependent epimerase/dehydratase family protein, which gives rise to MTKLFITGASGFIGGYFINVYQDKYSIQAFSFLHDEIEALHVKGVDAVLHLSALVHQMGGASEEEYERVNVAQTLHLAQKAKASGVKQFVFMSTIAVHGEDRKAIDENTACAPVSPYGKSKLSAERELLKLEDEYFKISIIRPPMVYGKNAPGNIQSLTRLIQKLPVLPFGGIHNKRSFVYVGNLCHLVNEVLMQQKSGTFLCADDAPLSTTRLCELIAQGLGRKVWLIRIPFFKTALKLLKPAMHQRLYGNLEVDNTASKNTLSLKNPYSTEEGIKLMLQNETK
- a CDS encoding glycosyltransferase family 2 protein — its product is MKTRSKISIITVVWNNAATIKDAIESVLSQTYDNIEYIIIDGASTDGTVEIIKSYGDKIAAFVSEPDRGLYDAMNKGIALATGDIVGILNSDDFYINPHVLEDVTLAFEQSQCDALFADLVFVHPANLERVVRYYDSSHFSPEKFAYGWMPAHPTFFVKRWAYERHGVFRTDLKIAADFDILARFLYTHRLKYMYLNKVLVKMRLGGVSTSPSSLWINNMEQVRVCKDNGINTNIFKIMSRYPRKILGLFKKSQGVS